Proteins encoded by one window of Danaus plexippus chromosome Z, MEX_DaPlex, whole genome shotgun sequence:
- the LOC116777906 gene encoding uncharacterized protein LOC116777906 has protein sequence MMLKSVFVCVLLVLVSFVLANPIKVTPPPEELVSIFNLEEPCVHQGGLCLLVDDCESSNLVHLPPRLLCPKQAHLGVVCCYR, from the exons atGATGTTAAAATCcgtgtttgtttgtgtgttaCTGGTGCTTGTTTCTTTCGTTCTTGCCAACCCCATTAAAGTGACCCCTCCACCAGAGGAAC tggttagtatttttaatctggAGGAGCCGTGCGTGCATCAAGGTGGACTTTGCTTGCTTGTGGATGACTGCGAGTCCAGCAACTTAGTCCACTTACCCCCTAGGCTACTATGTCCAAAGCAAGCACACCTCGGAGTAGTTTGCTGTTAC cgtTAA